Proteins encoded together in one Pseudomonas sp. TCU-HL1 window:
- a CDS encoding PilZ domain-containing protein, which yields MSETASERRRFHRINFDAATEIAQGNQRWTAELHDISLKGLLVIRPENWDGDPTRPFNVCIDLGAGIQVQMDVELTRAEDGQLGFICRHIDLDSISHLRRLVELNLGSEELLERELTALGEP from the coding sequence ATGAGTGAAACCGCCAGCGAACGTCGGCGCTTCCACCGCATCAACTTTGACGCCGCCACCGAAATCGCCCAGGGCAACCAGCGCTGGACGGCGGAGCTGCACGACATCTCCCTCAAGGGTTTGCTGGTGATCCGTCCGGAAAACTGGGACGGCGACCCAACCCGACCGTTCAATGTATGCATCGACCTCGGTGCCGGCATCCAGGTGCAAATGGATGTGGAACTGACCCGTGCCGAAGACGGCCAGCTCGGTTTCATCTGCCGGCATATCGACCTGGACTCCATCAGCCACTTGCGGCGCCTGGTGGAGCTCAACCTGGGCAGCGAGGAGCTGCTGGAGCGGGAACTGACGGCATTGGGCGAGCCTTAG
- a CDS encoding YdcH family protein has product MPLEHHPLNREFPEFKDTMRSLMQSDAHFARLAGEYQNLDSRIYEVEDGNQALDDNALHGLKVQRVALKDEIARMLKSARG; this is encoded by the coding sequence ATGCCACTAGAACATCACCCGCTCAACCGTGAATTTCCCGAGTTCAAGGACACGATGCGCTCGCTGATGCAGAGCGATGCGCACTTTGCCCGGTTGGCGGGGGAGTATCAGAACCTGGATTCGCGTATCTACGAAGTCGAGGACGGCAATCAGGCCCTCGACGACAACGCCTTGCATGGTTTGAAGGTGCAACGGGTCGCCCTGAAGGACGAAATCGCCCGGATGCTCAAGAGCGCCAGAGGCTGA
- the mscL gene encoding large-conductance mechanosensitive channel protein MscL, protein MSLLNEFKAFAVKGNVVDMAVGIIIGAAFGKIVSSFVGDVIMPPIGLLIGGVDFSDLAITLKAAEGDIPAVVLSYGKFIQTILDFVIVAFAIFMGVKVINKLKREEAAAPEAPPAPTKDQELLSEIRDLLKSQRDK, encoded by the coding sequence ATGAGTCTGCTCAACGAATTCAAAGCCTTCGCCGTCAAGGGCAACGTGGTCGACATGGCCGTGGGCATCATCATCGGTGCAGCTTTTGGCAAGATCGTCTCGTCCTTCGTGGGTGATGTGATCATGCCGCCCATTGGCCTGCTGATCGGCGGGGTGGACTTCTCCGACCTGGCCATCACCCTCAAGGCAGCCGAGGGCGATATCCCGGCAGTGGTGTTGAGCTACGGCAAGTTCATCCAGACCATCCTGGACTTCGTGATCGTGGCCTTCGCGATCTTCATGGGGGTGAAGGTGATCAACAAGCTCAAGCGCGAAGAGGCTGCGGCCCCGGAAGCCCCACCCGCGCCGACCAAGGACCAGGAGCTGCTGAGCGAAATCCGCGACCTGCTGAAGTCGCAGCGGGACAAGTAG
- the radA gene encoding DNA repair protein RadA, with translation MAKAKRMYGCTECGATFPKWAGQCADCGAWNTLVETVLEGVAATSGGRTGWAGQQAQIKTLAEVSVEEMPRFSTSSHELDRVLGGGLVDGSVVLIGGDPGIGKSTILLQTLCNIAARFPALYVTGEESQQQVAMRARRLGLPEDKLKVMTETCIESIIATARVEKPKVMVIDSIQTIFTEQLQSAPGGVAQVRESAALLVRFAKQSGTAIFLVGHVTKEGALAGPRVLEHMVDTVLYFEGESDGRLRLLRAVKNRFGAVNELGVFGMTDKGLKEVSNPSAIFLTRAQESVPGSVVMATWEGSRPMLVEVQALVDTSHLANPRRVTLGLDQNRLAMLLAVLHRHGGIPTYDQDVFLNVVGGVKVLETASDLALIAAIISSLRNRPMAHDVLVFGEVGLSGEVRPVPSGQERLKEAAKHGFKRAIVPKGNAPKEDPPGLSVVAVTRLEQALDVLFE, from the coding sequence ATGGCCAAGGCCAAGCGCATGTATGGCTGCACCGAGTGCGGCGCCACCTTCCCCAAATGGGCTGGCCAGTGCGCCGATTGCGGTGCCTGGAACACCCTGGTGGAAACCGTGCTGGAGGGCGTCGCTGCCACATCAGGCGGACGCACCGGCTGGGCGGGCCAGCAGGCGCAGATAAAGACCCTGGCGGAAGTCAGCGTCGAGGAAATGCCGCGCTTCTCCACCAGCTCCCACGAACTGGACCGCGTCCTCGGCGGTGGCCTGGTGGATGGCTCGGTGGTCCTGATCGGCGGCGACCCCGGCATCGGCAAATCCACCATCCTCCTGCAGACCCTCTGCAACATCGCTGCACGCTTTCCCGCGCTCTACGTCACCGGTGAAGAATCCCAGCAGCAGGTCGCCATGCGTGCCCGCCGCCTGGGGCTGCCGGAAGACAAGCTCAAGGTCATGACAGAGACCTGTATCGAGAGCATCATCGCCACGGCACGGGTGGAGAAGCCCAAGGTGATGGTGATCGACTCCATCCAGACCATTTTCACCGAGCAACTCCAGTCCGCCCCTGGCGGCGTGGCCCAGGTTCGCGAAAGTGCGGCCTTGCTGGTGCGCTTTGCCAAGCAGAGCGGTACGGCGATCTTCCTGGTGGGCCACGTGACCAAGGAAGGTGCTCTGGCCGGTCCCCGCGTGCTGGAGCACATGGTGGATACGGTGCTGTATTTCGAAGGGGAGTCCGATGGCCGCCTGCGCCTCCTGCGTGCGGTGAAGAACCGCTTCGGCGCGGTTAACGAACTGGGTGTGTTCGGCATGACCGACAAGGGCCTGAAGGAGGTCTCCAATCCCTCGGCCATTTTCCTCACCCGCGCCCAGGAGTCCGTGCCCGGCAGTGTGGTGATGGCGACCTGGGAAGGTTCGCGGCCCATGCTGGTGGAGGTCCAGGCCCTGGTGGATACCAGCCACCTGGCCAACCCGCGCCGTGTGACCCTGGGCCTGGATCAGAACCGCCTGGCCATGCTGCTCGCCGTGCTGCACCGCCACGGCGGCATCCCCACCTACGACCAGGACGTGTTCCTAAACGTGGTGGGCGGGGTGAAGGTTCTTGAAACCGCCTCCGACCTGGCGCTGATCGCCGCCATCATCTCCAGTCTGCGCAATCGCCCCATGGCCCATGACGTTCTGGTGTTCGGTGAAGTGGGGCTGTCTGGCGAAGTGCGCCCTGTACCCAGCGGCCAGGAACGCCTCAAAGAAGCCGCCAAGCATGGCTTCAAACGCGCCATCGTGCCCAAGGGCAACGCCCCCAAGGAAGACCCGCCAGGCTTGAGCGTGGTCGCGGTGACGCGCCTGGAACAGGCGCTGGATGTGTTGTTCGAGTAG
- a CDS encoding DUF3015 domain-containing protein, whose protein sequence is MDKRLLSKGLIVGLLGAASLAAQADEAGGKGCGWGNMVFEGQRGLAPHLLATTTNGTSGNATFGLTSGTNGCDSSVRIGYGGRSLLAMNGMLDNIAEDMAQGKGEALDAYATLLGIEQSDRAHFAQVTQANFSSIFSGADVTGEQVLAATLDVMSRDQQLARYAKLPS, encoded by the coding sequence ATGGATAAGCGACTGCTTAGCAAGGGGTTGATCGTGGGGTTGCTGGGCGCAGCCAGCCTGGCGGCGCAGGCCGATGAAGCCGGCGGCAAGGGCTGCGGCTGGGGCAACATGGTGTTCGAAGGCCAGCGTGGCCTGGCTCCCCACCTGCTGGCGACCACCACCAACGGCACTTCCGGAAACGCCACCTTCGGCCTGACTTCGGGTACCAACGGCTGCGATTCCAGTGTGCGTATCGGCTACGGCGGCCGCTCCTTGCTGGCCATGAACGGCATGCTGGACAACATTGCCGAGGACATGGCCCAGGGTAAGGGCGAGGCACTGGACGCCTATGCCACCCTGCTGGGTATCGAGCAGTCCGACCGCGCCCACTTCGCCCAGGTCACCCAGGCCAACTTCTCCAGCATTTTCTCCGGCGCGGACGTCACCGGGGAGCAAGTGCTTGCCGCGACCCTGGACGTGATGAGCCGCGACCAGCAACTGGCCCGCTACGCCAAGCTGCCGAGCTAA